Proteins co-encoded in one Cytophaga hutchinsonii ATCC 33406 genomic window:
- the queA gene encoding tRNA preQ1(34) S-adenosylmethionine ribosyltransferase-isomerase QueA, which translates to MKLSEFKFALPAELVAQHPAANRDEAKMMVINRATGTIEHKIFKDIINYFDEGDIMVMNNTKVFPARLYGNKEKTGAKIEVFLLRELNAELHLWDVLVDPARKIRVGNKLYFGESDLVAEVVDNTTSRGRTIRFLFDGNSEDFSKIIETIGETPLPRYIKRPIEEADKDRYQTIFAENKGAVAAPTAGLHFTKQVMKRMEIKGVNFAPLTLHVGLGSFRTVDVEDLTKHKMDSENFIIESTTADVVNKALDNKKRVCAIGTTSMRALESSVSANNRLKQNAGWTDRFIFPPYDFKIANCMLTNFHMPESTLYMMACAFGGYELMTKAYKTAIKEKYNFLSYGDVMLII; encoded by the coding sequence ATGAAATTATCTGAATTTAAATTTGCCCTTCCGGCAGAACTCGTTGCACAACACCCCGCTGCAAACAGAGACGAAGCAAAAATGATGGTTATTAATCGCGCTACAGGCACCATCGAACACAAAATTTTCAAAGACATTATCAATTATTTCGACGAAGGTGATATCATGGTTATGAACAATACCAAGGTATTTCCAGCGCGTTTATATGGTAACAAAGAAAAAACAGGCGCTAAGATTGAAGTATTTCTTTTACGCGAACTGAATGCTGAACTACATCTTTGGGATGTATTGGTTGATCCGGCGCGTAAGATACGTGTAGGAAATAAATTATACTTTGGCGAAAGCGACCTGGTGGCTGAGGTTGTAGATAACACAACTTCCAGAGGCCGTACGATCCGTTTCTTATTTGACGGTAATTCGGAAGACTTTTCAAAAATCATTGAAACGATTGGCGAAACGCCTCTTCCGCGTTATATCAAACGTCCGATTGAAGAAGCAGATAAAGACCGTTACCAGACAATCTTTGCTGAGAACAAAGGTGCGGTAGCTGCTCCAACAGCCGGCTTGCACTTTACAAAGCAGGTAATGAAGCGTATGGAAATCAAAGGTGTAAACTTTGCTCCATTAACATTACATGTGGGCTTAGGTTCTTTTAGAACGGTAGACGTTGAAGATCTTACGAAACATAAAATGGATTCGGAAAACTTTATCATTGAAAGCACAACAGCCGACGTGGTAAATAAAGCACTGGATAATAAAAAACGCGTATGTGCCATTGGTACAACAAGTATGCGTGCGTTAGAATCTTCTGTTTCAGCAAACAACCGTTTGAAACAAAATGCAGGATGGACAGATCGTTTTATCTTCCCGCCATATGATTTTAAAATCGCAAACTGTATGCTTACAAATTTCCATATGCCGGAATCTACGCTATATATGATGGCATGTGCATTTGGCGGATATGAGTTAATGACAAAAGCATATAAAACCGCTATAAAAGAGAAATATAATTTCTTAAGTTACGGAGACGTAATGCTCATCATCTGA
- a CDS encoding IS3 family transposase, whose amino-acid sequence MTVKGIASTLGYSRQYLYKMLKQELILIDRRKAIKQLVDTQRKQLPRLGGKKTYHIIKPFIDQAELKVGRDKLFSILRFYDMLIKPRRRYIQTTMSKHWLRKYPNIVKGLIIHRPELVWVSDITYIKTDEGNCYLNMVTDAYSRKIMGYSIADSMDTESMIKAFEMGLKNRKYPDSKLIHHSDRGLQYCSKEYVALSNSNGVSISMTEQSDPYENALAERMNRTLKEEFGLGQKIITRQVAKELTEQAIQLYNNVRPHLSLKMKTPEMVH is encoded by the coding sequence ATCACAGTAAAAGGTATAGCTTCAACGTTAGGTTATAGTCGTCAGTATTTATACAAAATGCTCAAGCAGGAGTTGATACTCATTGACAGAAGAAAGGCTATCAAACAACTGGTAGATACACAAAGAAAGCAGCTTCCTAGATTAGGAGGAAAAAAGACTTACCATATTATAAAGCCGTTTATTGATCAGGCAGAACTCAAAGTTGGCCGGGATAAACTCTTCTCAATATTAAGGTTTTATGATATGCTTATTAAGCCCAGGCGCAGATATATTCAAACAACGATGTCTAAGCATTGGCTCAGGAAATATCCCAATATAGTGAAAGGGCTCATCATACATAGACCTGAGCTGGTATGGGTTAGTGACATCACATACATAAAAACAGATGAAGGAAACTGCTATTTAAATATGGTCACTGATGCCTACAGCAGAAAAATAATGGGCTACTCTATAGCAGACTCTATGGATACAGAATCCATGATAAAAGCGTTTGAAATGGGATTGAAAAATAGAAAGTATCCTGATTCAAAATTGATTCATCATTCTGACAGAGGGCTTCAGTATTGCAGTAAAGAATATGTAGCATTGTCAAATAGCAATGGAGTAAGCATAAGTATGACCGAACAATCTGACCCTTATGAAAATGCGTTAGCTGAAAGGATGAATAGAACGCTCAAAGAAGAATTTGGATTAGGTCAAAAAATAATAACCAGACAAGTAGCAAAAGAGCTTACTGAGCAAGCAATACAATTATATAATAACGTAAGACCTCATTTATCATTAAAAATGAAAACGCCAGAAATGGTGCATTAA
- a CDS encoding IS3 family transposase, with protein sequence MEKTGKRVYVKRTQKDYSLAFKLQLVDEVEKGDLTYKQAQLKYGIQGRSTVLTWLRKHGRLDWKESDQMKKKAPNKQIKELERKLKRLEAEKEILNAAIDIADELFDTEIRKKYLPLSEAAFKEKGNKEDLSQ encoded by the coding sequence ATGGAAAAGACAGGAAAAAGAGTTTATGTAAAGCGGACTCAAAAAGATTACAGTTTAGCCTTTAAACTACAATTAGTAGATGAAGTAGAAAAAGGGGACTTAACCTACAAGCAGGCACAATTGAAATATGGTATCCAGGGAAGAAGTACCGTATTGACTTGGTTACGAAAACATGGTAGATTGGATTGGAAAGAATCTGACCAGATGAAAAAGAAGGCCCCCAATAAGCAAATCAAAGAACTGGAGCGTAAACTAAAACGCCTGGAAGCCGAGAAAGAAATTCTCAATGCCGCTATTGACATAGCAGATGAGCTGTTTGATACAGAAATCAGAAAAAAGTATTTGCCCCTCTCAGAAGCCGCTTTCAAAGAGAAGGGGAACAAAGAAGATTTATCACAGTAA